The segment aaagctgtgAACACACTCCGTGTTTTTAACACACTAAGTGTTTTTGacacactcagtgtttttaccacactcagtgtttttaacacactctgtgtttttgacacactcaatgtttttgacacactctgtgtttttgacACACTCCGTGTTTTGACACACTCAGTGTTTTgacacactctgtgtttttaacacACTACACACTCCGTGTTTTTCACACACTCCGTGTTTTAACACACTCCGTGTTTTTGACACACTCCGTGTTTTTGACACACTCCGTGTTTTaacacactcagtgttttgACACACTCCGTGTTTTTAACACTCAGTGTTTTTAACACACTCCGTGTTTTTAACACTCAGTGTTTTTAACACACTCCGTGTTTTTAACACTCAGTGTTTTTGACACACTCCGTGTTTTTTaacacactcagtgtttttgACACACTCCGTGTTTTTTacacactcagtgtttttgacacactcagtgtttttaACAGACTACACACttcgtgtttttgacacactCCGTGTTTTTAACACACTCCGTGTTTTGAGCCTGTCTCAGACTTTCAGACTTTTTaggattttctttgtttcttctgttaAATTAGCTCTCCGGCTAACGGCAGCTAAGCTAAAGTGAATGAAGCAGCTTCCGTTACCTGCTCAGGTCACATCCCGAGTCTGTGCGCCCGCTCAGAGGATCCGCTCAGAAGGTTAAAGAAGAAAACACGGCCTGAGTTCATGTAGaaatcctccatcagctccaccagctccaccaaACTAcacctctttgttttggtttggagGGACGGAGTTCACGCGTGAGATATCGCGAGACAAGGGGCGACCACAGACACACGCATGCGCACACGTAAATACCCATTTTagcataaattaataaaaataataaaaacaaaaaataaaggaaataaaaataactaaaaaataagaaaataaaggaaagaaaaataataaaaataaataaataaaggaaagaaaaataataaaaataataataaattaatgaaaaagaataaaaacaaaaaaaggaaagaaaaaaaaataataaattaatgaaaaataattaaaaaactaataataaattaatgaaaaagaataaaaacaaaaaaaggaaagaaaaaaaaataataaattaatgaaaaataattaaaaaactaataataaattaatgaaaaaaatttaaaactaataaaaaaatgaatggaaaataataaaaaataataaatgaatgaaaaataattaataataataataaattaatgaaaaataatgtattattttttgcacatttgaccaattaaaacaacaaacaaatttgaaaaacaactatatattttattgatatataataaacacacaacatacttataaaaataaaaactattttatgtagttaaacataaatattataaaatatatcatttgTTCCTATGTTGCTGAAGTGCATAGTTATAAAACCTAACTTCAGAcgttttctgatgttttacagtcaaaaataataatttaaaaaaagtagcatgtatatatataaatctatacATTTAAACTAGACAGcacaaataaatcataaataacaCAGTTGGTCCAGACtcttaatcttcttcttcttcatttttgtTGAAGTAAGCAGCTTTATGAGTGGTTTAAAACACCAcctgttcaaataaaataagataaaaaataaagcagtcCCCTCCCCCTATAAAATATcaatttcataaataaaatgtaaaataaataaaagtacattCTAGTAAAAGAcgaacaaaatagaaaaatagaaattaaatttctttttaaatgttggaaGTGTCTACTAATCACGCCTGCTGTGACTCCAAACCGGAGAGGTCCAAAGCGTACTGGATCTCCTCCGGTGTCATGCCGCTCAGGTCGGACAGCTCCTCCGGGCTCAGCCTCCTCTTCGTCCGGGTCGTCTCCacgctgctgccgctgctgacGCCCTGCAGCCTCGTCAGGAGCCAGTTCTGCCGCTCCTTCACCCGCTTGTGCTCCCCGACGTTGTGCATGAGCTGGACCTCACTCACCGTCCTCTTTCTGTTCATCATGGAAACACACGGGTCAGGTTAACAACAGCAAAGCACGTGCTGATATGACAGGCGTGTtaatggatgaatgaattaattCTATGCAGGTTAATTGATCTGAAGTCACCTGAGGGGGCGCCCTTCACACTGAGTGAAGAGgtgtaaaacacagagagagatcaaGAAGAAGTCCAGATGCCGCATGTTGACCTTGAtgacctgtaaaaaaaaaaaaaagaaagtttcttGTAAATTTCCAAAGTTTTCACAGCATGAAATATGTAGggaaattatattaaataagtTTAGTTTGGGTtcaaataactgaataaattttttaaagtttatatgGACATTTATATTCCACTAGCTGACATATTAAAgcagatttaattaaataaataaacatctctGACTATAACAACATACCTCTCTTGGTGGCTGTGAAGTCAGTCTGCTTTGTTGCTTAGCTCCCATCAGTTATGATCACACACTGGACTCTCCAACTTCCTTTTATAGTTCCAGCCGGCGTCCTGAGGGAACTCACTGATGAGCTGCCTTCATTATTACTGTTGATGTCACACCTTCAGCTCCTGGAGGGGGCAGGCCAGGAATGACAACACCTCCTCTGAAGCTTCGTCATAGCAGAGCAAACGAATGGCTCTGCGTCATGTTGAAGCCAAATACCTTCCCACCCgcaaacacactcgcacataAAGCGAGATTTAAAGTCTTTATTGTGACATCCACAGGGATTAtttcatttctcacatttaaatatgagttattatattatgtaagttaaatattgaaatattacggtgttttactgtacaattaacagtctctaatataaaatacaactttattctgtataaaaccatttaaaatgctgtataaataaatgttttgccataaaatatgacaaaaaaacaaaaagtaaagttgtttttagagtaaaaaactggcagctgtggttgccagagttttaccgtaataaatacggtataaccttatgtaatattacagtaaaaaaaaatattatacgGTCGATTGCACCGGTTtaactgtacaattaacagtctctaatataaaatacaactctattctgtataaaatcctttaaaaaatcCTTTAAAATGCCTTatgaataaaggttttgccataaAATGTGAGCTGCGTTTGCCAGAATttataaaggttttgccataaAATGTGAGCTGCGTTTGccagaattttattttttctaatattacggtaatgGGACATTAATACTGTTAATTGCACATTAAAGGTTGGGTTTTATTCcgtattttaaaatgtaaaattgattttacagtgaaaaaactgccaaacaatgacggtataataataatctctaatataaaatgctgctttattttgtataaataaaggttttactgtatacagcaTAAattacggtcttttactgtcatcatGTACATGAGAAAAGTCATTTCCAAGACTAAAACTTTCCCAAGCACGTACcgtcacatttttaatttcgcATGCTCGCCTGTGATTTTTTCCACCCCTGTTTCTCTGTAGAGCGTCCAAATCTATTAGCCCACATCtaatgtgacctttttgttgTCCGACTCCCCGGCCTGCCTCACAACAATAGCGGCAACATTTGGATGGATTTATGACTCTCATTGACCGTCAGGGAGTTTCCGTGGTTACATAGGCATTTTACTGAAGAattaacattgttttaatgAGTTCACATCCCAAAAAAGAAGCCTGACGTCAGAGAAAACATCCCCAATCAAAGAGTTCATGCAGTGTGTCACTGGGTGATGCCGTTGCCGTCACTGTTGTGGTCTCGAGTCGTTTTGTCACATACGTCCATTGTGCTGTCTAGAGGTTAGAGTCTGACCAATGCAGGATTTTTGAGGTTGATGCCAACATGATATGTAAGCTGATGATAAATTTTCACATAAATCAAAACTGCAGTTGAGGTTgaggtgagtcagtctccataagtcccccaTGTTAAGTAATTAAGTAATCATCGTATTAGGTAATCATTAATATGTTAGCAGATC is part of the Larimichthys crocea isolate SSNF chromosome XX, L_crocea_2.0, whole genome shotgun sequence genome and harbors:
- the pth1a gene encoding parathyroid hormone 1a, which gives rise to MGAKQQSRLTSQPPREVIKVNMRHLDFFLISLCVLHLFTQCEGRPLRKRTVSEVQLMHNVGEHKRVKERQNWLLTRLQGVSSGSSVETTRTKRRLSPEELSDLSGMTPEEIQYALDLSGLESQQA